A region of the Magnolia sinica isolate HGM2019 unplaced genomic scaffold, MsV1 ctg198, whole genome shotgun sequence genome:
ccatatatatatatatatatatatatatatatatataaaagataggTCCAAAACTTGTACGGCCTGCAGGAACTTTTTAATAGTCAACggaaattgttttctttggtaTGGATCAACTGTGATTTGGATGTACCCCATTTTTGGTATCGTGACTTAAAATGACGCGGAAGAACGGAAGGACGAcatgatatacaatatatacatcactgtgggccccatagagctgcattgatctggaaaatagatggatggaatggatatacagtatataaatcactgtgggccccatagggctgcaccgtgttgggtgaggccgggtcacACCAAATGCACTCCCCTTTGCCATGCGGTGCATATATGTAGGAACAACTCTTGGTCATCAAAACCGTTGATATGGTAGGCCccatcggatgatcctaaccgtcctaGAACATGGTCATTTCTCCTTTCTTGCATAGATACAATAAGTTCTTCGTTTGCTAGCCCCATCGACACTAAAGGTGTACataagtcgaaccaagtcgagcttggcacaacttgactcgactcagccaCTAgatgaccccagctcgaactcagctcggctcagtcctcgagcctggctagctagctcggctcggttcggtcagcagctcgggccaattcgaggcAAGATCGAGCCTCTGCCACAATTTTACAAACACATAGAGTGCACTTTCAATATCTTattgtatgtaaaatagcagcaaccacttacaggtatttcattaaacaccttgtatgcaacatcaaaatcaaggaaaaatgggtaattgtttcatatacataccttccttgccactagccaatacttcgttgagtcattttatcaaacacttaggtgagcaacatcaatatcaaagtaaccgagtcaacaaactggttcgatccgagtcgagtcgtgTCTTCgacctcaaaaaatcagctcaactccgctcaaactcggtttcaaaccaagtcgaatcaagctttttcgaatcgagtcgagcaagctaatcgagttaactcggtttgtgtacagccctaatcGGCACACTATCCACACGCAACACATGTGCCAAGCTGACGAGTATGGGGACATGGACTAACTAGTTATTAGTTGGCCCAACCTTACACAAAAATATGGATCGTCCACTTATCAGCTAGCCCAGCCGTACACATGAAATCAACGGaccattttgaaagaaaaatttaaACGATCCACATTTAATGTAAAGCGTAGATAACCTTAAGACCGACCTGATATCGTGGGTAAGACTGTGTGTGGGGCGAGGCGGCTAGAAACCACGCATGCCAACATGTCATGTGTGTGATATCTGGATGGTTTTTATCCTGGGCAACACCGTAAAGGTTGCCTGGTGTGCAAGACCAATCAATCTCTCTTCTTATTTTGGGTCTACACGTATCGGTGTACCTTTTTacacgggagtggattaggtaagAGTCAAGACTAGGGAACCACCGACATTGATGGGACCCTGACGGTGGgactcatagtgatgtatgtgagtTGAATTCACagcgtccaaccattttgaaaactaattttaaggcatgaccctaGGAATGAAGCCGATTCAAATCTAGatgtgggcatcaagtcgagtcggactAGGTCCAACTCGATTCAGTCCGAAATTTTCAATGCATTGACCTGAAATCGATCCGATTCGGGATCGAGTCCGGgtcctctgactcgatccgatccgttgcattgctggcctgacccgaaccaagtTTGACTCAGTCAGGGAaattgagtcggatcgggttgggtacggttcGATCCAATAtttgttttaatatttttttaatttaaaaaatatgatattcacctttaaaaaattcatagggtccaccataacgtttattttccatccaatctgttaataaggtcacaattaCATAgataaataggaaaaacaaatttcatattgatctgaaacttctgtgacctctaaaagagtttcaatggtagacgttcaaccccaactgctttttgcaatgtggtccacttgatctttagatctgtcatattattcggctcaagccttaagatgagcccgccaaatggatggattgtttggatataacacataactcatgatgggactcacagaacttgctgatgtcaatactcATGCATGGTACAACTGCCCATCCGCTTCACGTCAACACCAGTGTGGTGTCAGACTGTTAATGTCAGGCCTAAGGAGtcgctactccccctaccaccagctaatggctagtggtttggtgctctgtggaccctaccatgatgtatttatttcatccatgccatccatctatttttctagatcattttatggtattaaactaaaaatgaggtatatcccaatctcaagtggacaacattataggaaacagtgttgaatgaacattgtatGGATCATTTCAGATTAGATCGGATTTAATCGGATCAGATCAGTCCagattggccactgatccgaacttGACTCGATGTACAGTCAGATcagagtgggcctactcgatccgactcaatcctggccttcggttcgaatcggattgggtcgaatccgtcggatcgggtcggattctgcccagctctactcaaatcctaggtggaccataccataggaaacaattgtgTTTTGAATCAGCCAGCAAGCAACGACTTTGAAGGCGATGTTGTACTTCCGTATTGGTAAGCTCAAAGCTATGGATAGGCATAGAAATATCTCGTAAGAGGGTCAATATTTAAGCTTTGTGCAACAACAATTGGATAATGCATCCTATGCTGGGAAAGAAGTTTACAAGACCCTCCTCAAATGCAAAAATCTGTATTCCAAAGCACTTGCTTCAGAAGAATTTGAACTAATTGTGCCACAATTGATAGTTTATGCTACTggtaaaaacttcatggattccaccgaaATGTGCTTAGTTGCCATCGAACATgctaataaggtcacaaacacttgGACGAAGAGACAatgcaaatatcatcttcattcaaAGCCTTTGTGGCCcacgaaagtttttaatggtcaatcaccattgtttcttatggtcgATTTCAAATTTGGTATTGTTTCATGTTTTGGATCATGTTCTAAACTGAGCTTTCAATGTGAATGGATGGTCAACCAATGCTGTCTCCTGTACTATGATCAATCTGgattttggatctgcttaatgttTTGTACCATGGCTTCAACTGAGCTTTCAATACGATGGATGGTCAACCCACCGTTCTCCTGTACTATTGTATTTGGAGCTGCTTCATATTTTGTATCATGCCCTCAACTGGGCTTTAGCAAGGATGGGTGGTCAACTACCAGTACTGTCTCCTGTACGATGGTCTATCTGGAATTTGGAACTGCTTTATGTTTTGTATCATGCCCACAGCTgatacggatggatggcgtgaatgcagtcacatacatcaagtgggcccctgactgtggggcctgatgtgatatatgggACTACATCCATACAGTCCCGTCCATCTATATTGAGAGCTTATTTTACGGCATCATCCaataaaataaattagtttcAAATATTAGATGGACCTTTGtgtaggaaacaatagtgattgaccatttaaaaaaaaaaatttgggccacaaaagctttgcaTCATATTGATATTTGTGTCATCTCTTCATCTATCTGTTTGTGcccttttcaacaggttggatgacaaataaacatttcagtgaaaTTTATAGAGTTTTTAAAGGTAgtgattcaatcacaattgtttcatacaggtaaatgtgtcaaattaacatatttcaaatatttcgGATGTTAGTGAATAAATAAGTTATTATAGATTCACTATTAGTTTTCCGACTTcggatttcagatttaacaaacagggcctAACATACATACTTCATTTGCATGTATCTATACTGCCTAATTCATTTTTTAAGTATGTTATCTGTGGacactacttgatgaatggcctagatctggCTACCATGTTGCAACGGCAAGTGTGTTGTGAGAATTTCAGGGCCCTACGGGGGTACACATCATCTTACCAATACAAGTGATTACGGCAGATTATTATATATTCGTTGGTTGGAAGATAGATAATATCTTACTACTACAACTATAGATAATCAAGTGAGAGATATTATTTAAACCAGTTTTCAAAGGGTAGATTGCAGGAGCATGGAAGAAGAGACAGCTCTCAATTGGCCAACAATCCAACGGCCCTCAAGTACTCCACCGATTCATCGTACATCTCTTCCATCCTATAGTTGTAGCTAAATCCAGCTTTAATCAGCTTCTCTGAGGAGAAGATCGACTTGAGATTCGCTGGACAATCACCAAAACTGGAATAGATCACacgattaaaaatcatttcaGTCGAGGATTCTAGCTCGATCCAAGGATAACGAAGAATCCAAAATGTGGAGAAATGATCACATAAAGGTACTTGCAGGCGATGCGAATTGCAATCCCGACCACCGAAGTTCCTGCGGTGGgaagcaaggtggggcccaccttgatgtttgtgaaaaatccacctaGTACATCCCTTtatccacatcattttaggatattatacCAAAAAAAATGTCCGGtagatgtttcaacggtgggtattcaatatccactgtttcctgcctAGCGgcatacttgagttttggatctgcctcattttcggtcTCATGTGTTAAGATGAGGCGGCAAAACTGGCACACTGCCacaagccaatggctgatggtcggtgctttgtgggccccatcatgatgtatgtgtttcatccatgccgtccatctatttttatagatcattttagggcatgagacaaaaaatgaggtatatttcaatatcaagtagaccacattacaggaaacagtgttgaataaacgtagaccattgaaaactttttggaggtataaatgttttggatcaagctgatctttgtttttttttttttccccttcatctaggtccgtatgacctaatcaaaagattggatgtcaaataaatagtacagtgggccttagaaggattttaattgtgGCTATCcactcactattgttttcctgtggtgtggtccacctgagatttatatccctctcattttattttattttttgttaaagacataaaatgatatgtaaaaatggatgaacgaacatggatgaaacacatacatcatggtggggctcatagagcaccgaccgccagccacggggctagtggcagggggagtagccaatccgaatCCACAGACcgggtggatttttcagaaacatcacagtggacccacctAGATACCCACCACAGGAACTTCCGGCAGTTGTGTTCACAGGCAATCATAGTTCATTTGTAGCAAACCCAAACCTTACAAAAGACGGGCCACCCTATGGAGATGGCATTGCAAAAAAGGTAGCGCCAGCAATGTCGTTGAAATCATTGGACGGCTGATGGCACATTCGATAAGTGGGCCATGTATTGCATGGTGTGGATTGggaacggatgggctactcccctgcaACTAGACAACGGCTagttgtcggtgctctgtggacccaacatgatgcatgtgtctcatccatgccgtccatccatttttctagataattttataatatgaacccaaaactaagatagatcaaaatctcaagtgggccacacagtattgattgaactctcaccattaaaaacttcccaggtctacaaaagttttggatcaagctgatatttgttttttgctttCATAAAATCTTCATCCGAGTTGTATAACCTAGTCTACAGGttcaatgtcaaataaacattacaatggaccctaaccagtttttaatggtagaccttcaatcactactgttttcccatggtatggtccacctgagattttgatctacctcagttttgggttcataccttagaattatctggaaaaatggatggacggcatagatgagacacatacattatggtggggtccacgacccTTTTCATTGTGGATTGATGGATGTTTCTAAAACATAGATTggaagagaaaatgaaagaaaattagAGGGCTCACTCAGTGAGGACATTGTACGATGGATATCGTTTTGAGAGGAATTTTGCAAGTTCCGGTACACACGTATTGGCAGGGCAGCATATGTAACGGCCAGAAGCCGATTCGTTCTCCGCTACaaagatgtgggccctacatacgtCCTCCACGTGTACAAGGGAGATCGATCCGGACATCAGCGGCAAGCTTTTCAAAAAGTTGATCGCTGATTCATTCCCTACAAAAGCCAGCCGTTAACCAtgaatggacggctcagatcttgTACGTGCATTCGCATGTGCATGTGGTgggacatctaaccgtccatcaggtaatcATCCAGGTTGTACGTGCCTTAGTAAAAGAAATGAGATCAGGCCAATCATCTGGTGGACTGATGGATGCCTCGAATTCACACGGGTGCCATCTTCGCACTCGTGGAGACGTGTACAGGCCAGTGAGGCTGGCCTACGCCTATCTATGCGTGGGATTGTCACACATGTGGAGGTTTGCTGATTCCACACGAATGCATAGCCAACCTCAGCAGGGCACATGTGCAAGATCTAAGCTGTTCATCAAAATACCCACTATAGTCGTAATGTACAATCATGCTGATTATTTTGTGGCCTACCTTAagttcttcaaatgcttgagtttCCCTatatcccttcatcctggtggggcaaacatgatgattgggttggatgacatgcataTAGAGctatacatgaaccgagttacCTTGGTTAACTCGCTCACTTGGACTCGAGACTAAGTTCGAGCTGACTTCTGGAGATCGAAAATTTTCGAGCCTAGTTCAAGCTTGGCCGAGCTCAAATCGACTCGGATGAAacctcaactcggatcgaactagttcagtggctcggttattttgatgttgatgctgctaaccaagtgtttgatgaaatgactcaatgaagtgttgttttgggTGAATACATTCTCCGTGGGATCGGCCAGTGGCGGGGAAGGTATAGATATGAAACAAAAcactataaaagaaaagaaaaaaaaaaaaaacattacatgaGAAAACTATCAttggatcttgattttgatgcggCATATAAAGTTGTTGATGAAATACTTTAAACTGCTGTTGTTGTTTTCCaaactgtgagaaattgaaagtgcacttcatgcgtttgagaaaatgccacacaGGCTTGCATTGGCTCGAGCCGCTGACtgaaccaagccaagctggccagttaggcttgagGAGCGAGcaaagccaagttcgagctatgGTGAGCTAGTGACCAAGCCGcgttgagttgtgccaagcttgactcccGTACAGCTCTATATGCATAcaacacaatggaccccacattccatttgGAAGTTTCTATGTTGGACGTACCCCTGCCAATGTGGCGAGTTGGAGTGGCCCGCCTGGATTATGAATCAAGCTGGATTTTGGGATTTAAGCCTAACATGGACGGCTTGATGGCATTCATTCATCAATGTCGCCCCACATAGCTTGAATGCTAGGTGATTATTTCTGTCCACACAAAAGCCACAACCGTACAGCTTGTAATGTTTCTGCCGGTTTCAATGCATGTACGGAcatataacatatttcatgtagtAAATCTCACCTGTGAGCAAAGACAGAGCAAAGCCGACACTTCCTGGGACCTCCGGAGTTATGGATGAGCCAGTGATGACACCAGGGATAATGGTGATGAGATCGAGGCTGTTTTCTTCAGCGAATTTCCATGCGGCCTTTTCCGCTAGGGTTTTTGAGACTGCGTATCCCTGCattgttttatttttacatgATTTTGTTAACTTATCGAatatgaatattttcattttcaagtaTGGTTAATTATTAAAAGACATGGAAAGCCAAATAAAAGAGCAAGAGAAAGGCATGCTTGAGTATTAGGAGAATCATGTAAATAAGATAGAGAGATGTTTTATCATTGATGTGATTTTTTGTGTGATTTTTTGTGttgtttggagagagagagagagagagagagagagagagagagagaagaagaagaagaagaagaagaagaagaagaagaagaaatgatagATTCCATCAAACAATCAACTACCTTTCTCATGCCATGGATTTCATAAAATACAAGTGACCATTGTGAAAAGAGTATTAAGATTTTTATTCTCTATCCTAATGAGACCCCTATAAATGGAATCCATGTTTGTattgggatttggaaaatcatCATTGCACCAAGGATTCCTCCCATCTAAACAGGCCAGTAAGGCTACAACTTGGGTTCAAGTCAGCCCAAACCTGGTTGAGCCTGCTTGGGTCAGATTACCAAGAtctttgggttgggtttgggtcagaAAATGCCAATCCGGTTTGAATTCGGAAAGTGTTCAAGTTAAGAAAATATAAGTCGGGGGGCAGGGGGAGGAGGGGTCTTACCAATAAAGAAGAGGAACTTTCCTTGTTTGAGTCCAGCTACCATGGCGGCCACTATCTGGTTAGCGTAATTGTTGACTTGGAAAGCTTCAGCATTGAAACAGATGAGTTAGTCTCTTAACAGCTCATCCTACCTCTGCTTGATCATGAGAAGATGAGCTGATGACTTTCTTCTGTCTCTCTCACTGATGAACTGTGTGAGGAAGGTTTTACTGAGTTGCAAGAAGGAACTGATGGACCTCGATTTCAGCTACCTGAACCACTGGCGAGCAGCTCTTGATAAGGTCAGGGAGAATGTTCAGCATATTACAAGGCCCGAGGTATCATGAAGTTCCATCTAGTCTTTGAAGGACTCGAGGTGCTTGGCTGGATCTGCAGTTTCAAAGTAGGGGGTCATCTATGGCATCCAGAACCTAGGCGGAAGCGGAGATGCCATAATGTCATCGGTGAATGGTGGTTTAGTTTCTCCCAATATAGCCTCTACTGAGGTTGGCACTCGGGCATGGTAGGATTGTCTGATGTTGCTGATCTGTACTCGAATTTTCCTGAGATATGCCTCTCAAGGTCCCTTATTCTCGGCCACTACTTCGGGGGCTTTTCCATAGCTCTTCCTCTTTAGCGTGAGGCGCAAGTCGGAGTCTGCGAGCATGACTACTCCCAAAGTATAGGAAAGAGCCTAGGCTGGCAGCTTAAGAGGTTACTTGTTTATCTGCGAGTTAACTGGTGTTTGAGGTGGTGCAGTGGTAGCACCCTCCTCTGCATCGCGACTGATGGTGGATTATCTCTCCAAGAGTTACATGAGTTGATATATGTTTTTATTTAGGGCTTCGACTCAGTTCTCTAACGAGATTAATTGACCGCCTCGGGTGCGGGATAGAGGAGCGGGCGCTGTAGGAGTAGAGTCGGTCCGCTACTGGTAGGGTTGGGCACCCTGCTCGGATAATAATTTAGGAAGAGTTGGGATGACTGCACTagatgattcaggaagagctgAGATGACTACAACAGATGATTCAGGAAGAGTTGGGATGGCTGCACTAGATGATTTAGGAAGAGCTTAGATGACTGCAACagatgattcaggaagagctggGATGGCTGCAGTAATGGCAGCtagagctttcttctttcctttcgccATTGTAGTTTTCTGGTAAAGCAGGAACGATTTTGATGTCAtttcccacagatggcgccaaactgttgatgcaaaaatttgatccaccctttttagaccttcgagtacttgcacaagaagaagacaaaggagaccatgGCTAGATCataggaccctccgatgccaaagtcaagcaaGGAATCTGGGTCTGATTGTATCaatgggttttgggtgagagattttgcgttcCTTTCACCATTACAgatactcttatttatagttcaAGATAGGTGGTGGCGTAAAGGAGATCTTCTTATTGTAGAGGGAGTTGAGTCCCGAATATGTCGGGATGATCTCACAAGATCCTCGGTGAAGATTTGGGGATATTTGTATTCCGAGCGAGTTGTAGTTGTCCCCGATATCTTCGACGAAGATCTTGGGCTGGTCTTTCGGATAAGACTTTATTAATAGGAACCAGGGGTGGCGTGCAATAAGAGGTCGAGGCCGACCTGACCAGGGGGTAGCATGCTGACTTAGATTCTCTGGTAAGCCTTGACTCTTCTCTCTGTGCTGTGTAAATTGTTGACCTACTGACTTGCCCTCGTGCTAGGGCAGTGAGGCTGAGCTCATTTCCTCAGTAGAGTTTGGATGAAATATGTTGTAAGGGTCGAGCTCAAGAGTTCGATGTGGTCTTGGCTGACCTGGATACTCGGATGAGCTTTGGGCCTCTCCTTATCATTGGGTAGATGGTTGATCTGCCGACTTGCCTACCTGCCTTCATACGTAGTAGGTGACTGACATCTCTTTGGGGAAGGAGATATTCCGTAgccattgaggagctcattggTCATGACCGGCGCTGGCTGACCTTGTGTCCCATAGAAATGTCCGAGCTGACCTCTTCTCTTTagccagtccatttttacccataacaattagcataaactaaatcaaattaaattgtggaaccaaCTATTGTTGATCCTAAAttcaaattggttgaacaatcgtGACCTctaattcatggacacttgttttgtTGATCTAG
Encoded here:
- the LOC131236077 gene encoding anthocyanidin reductase ((2S)-flavan-3-ol-forming)-like codes for the protein MQGYAVSKTLAEKAAWKFAEENSLDLITIIPGVITGSSITPEVPGSVGFALSLLTANLKSIFSSEKLIKAGFSYNYRMEEMYDESVEYLRAVGLLAN